One part of the Bradyrhizobium sp. CB1650 genome encodes these proteins:
- a CDS encoding MFS transporter, giving the protein MISNWLAAALSRRNIHYGWVMVGVTFLAALISAGTVGAPGVFIVPLQKEFGWSTAQISSALSIRFILFGLMAPFAAALLNRYGLRNVTLAAQLIVVSALVASLGMTEVWQLVALWGVVIGIGTGMTALVLGATIATRWFAARRGLVVGIMTASVATGQLVFLPLLASLTDRFGWRPALGFVCVMLGVSALAVALAMRDRPSDLGLRPFGDEGTEPLPAPPVSHGSITGVALGTLRDASKSSAFWILFATFFVCGASTNGLVQVHLIPMCLDFGIPQVQAASLLAAMGIFDFFGTIFSGWLSDRYDNRWLLFWYYGLRGLSLIFLPFSDFSFYGLSLFAMFYGLDWIATVPPTVRLTAQKFGPERANLVFGWIFAGHQLGAGTAAFGAGLSRTLLASYLPAFFVAGALCVFASLIVLALSRQPKPQPQAAMA; this is encoded by the coding sequence ATGATTTCGAACTGGCTCGCGGCAGCACTTTCCCGCCGCAATATCCACTACGGCTGGGTGATGGTCGGCGTGACCTTCCTCGCCGCGCTGATCAGCGCCGGCACGGTCGGCGCGCCCGGCGTGTTCATCGTGCCGCTGCAGAAGGAATTCGGCTGGAGCACGGCGCAGATCTCGTCCGCGCTCTCGATCCGTTTCATCCTGTTCGGGCTGATGGCGCCGTTCGCAGCGGCCTTGCTCAACCGCTATGGCCTGCGCAACGTCACGCTGGCCGCCCAGCTCATCGTGGTCTCGGCGCTGGTGGCTTCACTCGGCATGACCGAGGTCTGGCAGCTCGTAGCCCTGTGGGGCGTCGTCATCGGGATCGGCACCGGCATGACCGCGCTGGTGCTCGGCGCCACCATCGCCACGCGCTGGTTCGCGGCGCGGCGCGGCCTCGTCGTCGGCATCATGACCGCGAGCGTCGCCACTGGCCAGCTCGTGTTCCTGCCGCTGCTTGCGAGCCTCACCGACCGTTTCGGCTGGCGCCCTGCGCTGGGCTTCGTCTGCGTCATGCTCGGCGTCTCGGCACTCGCCGTCGCGCTCGCGATGCGCGACCGGCCGAGCGATCTCGGCCTGCGCCCGTTCGGCGACGAGGGCACCGAGCCCCTGCCCGCACCGCCCGTCAGCCATGGCTCGATCACAGGCGTTGCGCTCGGCACGCTGCGCGACGCCTCGAAGTCGAGCGCGTTCTGGATCCTATTTGCGACCTTCTTCGTCTGCGGCGCCTCGACCAACGGCCTCGTGCAGGTGCACCTGATTCCGATGTGCCTCGACTTCGGCATCCCGCAGGTGCAGGCGGCGAGCCTGCTCGCGGCGATGGGCATCTTCGACTTCTTCGGCACTATCTTCTCGGGCTGGCTGTCGGACCGCTACGACAATCGCTGGCTGCTGTTCTGGTACTACGGGCTGCGCGGGCTCTCGCTGATCTTCCTGCCGTTCAGCGACTTCTCGTTCTACGGCCTGTCGCTGTTTGCGATGTTCTACGGGCTCGACTGGATCGCCACCGTGCCGCCCACGGTTCGGCTCACCGCGCAAAAATTCGGCCCCGAGCGCGCCAACCTGGTGTTCGGCTGGATCTTTGCCGGCCACCAGCTCGGCGCCGGCACCGCCGCGTTCGGAGCCGGCCTGTCGCGGACGCTGCTGGCGAGCTACCTGCCCGCCTTCTTCGTCGCCGGCGCGCTCTGCGTGTTTGCATCGCTGATCGTGCTGGCACTCTCGCGCCAGCCGAAGCCGCAGCCGCAAGCAGCTATGGCCTGA
- a CDS encoding carbohydrate porin yields the protein MSGTARTFRRRSMVAIAAACTMASTSARAGAKDESAAEWLFPKWFNEWHDGLANKGLNFGATYIADNIGNVSGGVARGAIHFGRLDISVDADLDKLVGWTGGRFYANAFEIYGRGLSRNYVYNLATISEIEALPDQRLYNAYFEQSFFNGGLNIRAGQQAADVEFFDSETDDLFINGTFGWPAIKASNLPAGGPAPPIAVPGIRIKAALSDKITAFGAVFNGDPAGPGEGDPQMRDHHGLAFRVNDPPWIIGQIHFDYDIDVGGRPLAGNFTPGAWKHYGNFDSQRFTAEGLSIADPAGTGIPAKLRGNYGIYAVVEQVLYRPPTVTENSTSASLPGVTAFGRIAYSPPDRNLIDLYLDGGVGFVGFTPGRPLDRFGVAMAYMRISNTARNLDLDTQAYTGVQSPVRSNETLIEMIYEAHIKPGWLIAPYFQYVFRPSGGIPNPNDPTGTSRIGDAAVFGVTTTIRY from the coding sequence GTGAGCGGGACTGCCCGGACATTTCGACGGCGAAGCATGGTCGCAATTGCAGCAGCGTGCACGATGGCAAGCACGAGTGCGCGCGCCGGCGCTAAGGACGAGAGCGCGGCCGAGTGGCTGTTCCCAAAGTGGTTCAACGAGTGGCATGATGGCCTCGCCAACAAGGGCCTGAATTTCGGCGCGACCTACATCGCCGACAATATCGGCAACGTGTCGGGAGGCGTGGCGCGTGGGGCGATCCATTTCGGGCGCCTCGATATCTCGGTCGATGCCGATCTCGATAAGCTCGTCGGCTGGACCGGCGGCCGCTTCTACGCCAACGCGTTCGAGATCTACGGGCGCGGGCTGTCGCGGAACTACGTCTACAACCTCGCCACCATCAGCGAGATCGAGGCGCTGCCCGACCAGCGGCTCTACAATGCCTATTTCGAGCAGAGCTTTTTCAACGGAGGCCTGAATATCAGGGCCGGCCAGCAGGCGGCGGATGTCGAGTTCTTCGACAGCGAGACCGACGACCTCTTCATCAATGGCACGTTCGGCTGGCCCGCCATCAAGGCCTCCAATCTTCCGGCCGGCGGCCCGGCACCGCCGATCGCGGTGCCTGGAATTCGCATCAAGGCCGCGCTGTCGGACAAGATCACCGCGTTTGGCGCGGTCTTCAACGGCGACCCGGCAGGGCCGGGAGAGGGCGATCCGCAGATGCGCGACCATCATGGCCTGGCGTTTCGCGTCAATGACCCGCCTTGGATCATCGGGCAAATTCACTTCGACTATGACATCGATGTCGGCGGCCGTCCGCTTGCCGGTAACTTCACACCCGGCGCCTGGAAGCACTACGGCAACTTCGACAGCCAGCGTTTCACGGCGGAAGGCTTGTCGATCGCTGATCCCGCGGGCACCGGCATTCCGGCGAAGCTTCGCGGTAATTACGGAATTTACGCGGTCGTGGAGCAAGTGCTCTACCGCCCGCCGACCGTCACAGAGAACAGCACGTCGGCCTCGCTGCCGGGCGTCACTGCGTTCGGCCGCATCGCCTACAGCCCGCCGGACCGCAACCTTATCGACCTCTATCTGGATGGCGGTGTCGGCTTCGTCGGCTTCACGCCCGGCCGCCCGCTCGATCGCTTCGGCGTCGCGATGGCCTACATGCGGATCTCGAACACCGCCCGCAACCTCGATCTCGACACCCAGGCCTACACCGGCGTCCAGAGTCCGGTGCGAAGCAACGAGACCCTGATCGAGATGATTTACGAGGCGCACATCAAGCCGGGCTGGCTGATCGCGCCTTATTTTCAGTACGTGTTCCGGCCCTCCGGCGGTATCCCGAATCCGAACGATCCGACCGGGACCTCGCGGATCGGAGACGCGGCGGTCTTCGGCGTGACCACCACGATCAGGTATTAG
- a CDS encoding transporter — MAEPAKLVSAISNAEPAIPGLVWAFRLHSDGSAEALPIDQPIEFSHDGRLWLHFNLTDARVRPWIADSSLPPLARELLMSNDTFQQLHVIDHCVYGVFSDLVRDIEAATEETAFLRFAMTERLLISGRHQALCSADATRRVLEGGYRVENVAHLLEKIVDEVADTLDRMADKLGQEIDGIEERILADDAKPEMRRNLGRLRRTCVRLHRQLTGLRVLFHRLDLKNTDHLTPGLRIQAGKLAQRLDGLDHDIVELRERSRLLEEELRFKNEEESNRHLHTLSIVTTLLLPPTLVTGIFGMNTKGLPLTDVETGFLWAAALMASSVGAAYLFMRRTGIFK, encoded by the coding sequence ATGGCTGAGCCGGCAAAGCTTGTCAGCGCGATATCGAATGCCGAACCCGCCATTCCCGGCCTGGTGTGGGCGTTCCGCCTGCACAGCGATGGCAGCGCCGAGGCCTTGCCGATCGATCAGCCGATCGAGTTCAGCCATGACGGCAGGCTCTGGCTGCACTTCAACCTCACTGATGCGCGCGTGCGGCCGTGGATTGCGGACTCAAGTCTGCCGCCGCTCGCGCGCGAGCTGCTCATGTCCAACGACACGTTCCAGCAGCTTCACGTCATCGACCACTGCGTCTACGGCGTGTTCTCCGATCTCGTGCGCGACATCGAAGCTGCGACGGAGGAAACCGCGTTCCTGCGCTTCGCCATGACCGAGCGCCTCCTGATCAGTGGCCGCCACCAGGCGCTGTGCTCGGCCGATGCAACGCGCCGGGTGCTCGAAGGCGGCTATCGCGTCGAGAACGTCGCCCACCTGCTGGAGAAGATCGTCGACGAGGTCGCCGACACGCTGGACCGCATGGCCGACAAGCTCGGGCAGGAGATCGACGGTATCGAGGAGCGGATCCTCGCCGATGACGCCAAGCCGGAGATGCGCCGCAATCTCGGTCGGCTGCGCCGGACCTGTGTCAGGCTGCACCGCCAGTTGACGGGGTTGCGCGTGCTGTTTCATCGCCTCGACCTGAAGAACACCGATCATTTGACGCCGGGCTTGCGGATTCAGGCCGGCAAGCTCGCGCAGCGGCTGGATGGCCTCGATCACGACATCGTCGAGCTGCGGGAACGGAGCCGCCTGCTCGAGGAGGAGCTACGTTTCAAGAACGAGGAGGAAAGCAATCGCCACCTCCACACGCTGTCGATCGTGACGACCCTGCTGCTGCCGCCGACGTTGGTCACCGGCATCTTCGGCATGAACACCAAGGGCCTGCCGCTCACCGATGTCGAGACCGGATTTCTCTGGGCGGCCGCCTTGATGGCGAGCTCGGTCGGTGCGGCCTATCTGTTCATGCGGCGCACGGGCATCTTCAAATAG
- a CDS encoding acetoacetate decarboxylase: protein MRREDVLRLPSMPAAGPSYPAGPYRFINREFLVITYETDPELIRAGLPEPLEPVDQPMVHYEWIRMPDSSGFGSYTESGLVIPARLNGEEVNFVSQMYLDDDPPIAAGREIWGFPKKYAHPKLEIVKDTLTGTLEYAGQLVAMGTMGYKHESMAGNGDLTRATLSKTQINLKMIPGVDGRLEVCQLVAINLTDIVPKGSWMGPGRLHLVPHVNAPVADFPVRRVVGAHHYIADLTLPFGRVVHDYIKESEAAAATGLAAE from the coding sequence ATGCGCAGGGAAGACGTTCTGAGACTTCCGTCCATGCCGGCCGCCGGACCGAGCTATCCGGCCGGTCCCTATCGCTTCATCAACCGCGAATTCCTCGTCATCACCTACGAGACCGATCCGGAGCTGATCCGCGCCGGCCTGCCTGAGCCGCTGGAGCCGGTCGACCAGCCGATGGTGCACTATGAATGGATCAGGATGCCGGATTCTTCCGGCTTCGGCAGCTACACCGAGTCTGGCCTCGTGATCCCCGCGCGCCTCAACGGCGAGGAGGTCAACTTCGTCTCGCAGATGTATCTGGACGACGATCCGCCGATCGCCGCCGGCCGCGAGATCTGGGGCTTTCCAAAGAAGTACGCCCATCCCAAGCTCGAGATCGTCAAGGATACGCTGACGGGCACGCTGGAATATGCCGGCCAGCTCGTCGCCATGGGCACGATGGGTTACAAGCACGAGAGCATGGCCGGCAACGGCGATCTCACGCGTGCGACGCTCTCGAAGACGCAGATCAATCTGAAGATGATCCCCGGCGTCGACGGTCGTCTCGAGGTCTGCCAGCTCGTCGCGATCAACCTCACCGACATCGTGCCGAAGGGCTCGTGGATGGGCCCCGGCCGCCTGCATCTGGTGCCGCATGTCAATGCGCCGGTTGCGGATTTCCCGGTTCGCCGCGTCGTCGGCGCGCATCATTACATCGCCGACCTGACGCTGCCGTTCGGCCGCGTCGTGCACGACTACATCAAGGAATCCGAGGCGGCGGCTGCGACGGGGCTGGCCGCGGAGTAG
- a CDS encoding patatin-like phospholipase family protein, giving the protein MDARTSQPTHQTHQPSTRGWRPERCDRVALVLQGGGALGAYQAGVYQALHEAGIEPDWVCGVSIGAINSAIIAGNRPEKRLDALRIFWERITNRKIWHYTPDGDVFRQWRNLYSAWMTSAMGQPGFFSPHQVNPWFSPVGARTATSYYDTKPLRDSLRELVDFDLINEKKVRFAVGAVNVLSGNFIYFDNAHDEIEPEHIMASGALPPALPMVRIGTDHFWDGGIVSNTPLQHLLDQEDALNSLVFQVDLFSARGVLPRSIQDVMARHKDIMYSSRTRHNTDVYRRTHNLKVLLYKALSKIPDEQLSEDDRKLKTSLRNMPEIAILHLIYQQKAYEGDAKDHEFSGTSMREHWTSGYEDTKRTLKRRDWIKMPEEGMGLVVHDVHRETEST; this is encoded by the coding sequence ATGGACGCCCGGACGTCGCAACCGACCCATCAGACACATCAGCCGTCGACACGGGGCTGGCGGCCCGAGCGCTGCGACCGCGTCGCGCTGGTGCTGCAAGGTGGCGGCGCGCTCGGCGCCTACCAGGCCGGCGTCTACCAGGCGCTGCACGAGGCCGGTATCGAGCCCGACTGGGTCTGCGGTGTCTCGATCGGCGCGATCAACTCCGCCATTATCGCCGGCAACCGTCCGGAAAAGCGCCTCGATGCGCTCCGCATCTTCTGGGAGCGCATCACCAACCGCAAGATCTGGCACTACACGCCCGATGGCGACGTCTTCCGCCAGTGGCGCAACCTCTACAGCGCCTGGATGACGTCCGCGATGGGCCAGCCGGGCTTCTTCAGCCCGCATCAGGTCAATCCCTGGTTCAGTCCGGTCGGCGCCCGAACCGCGACGAGCTATTACGACACAAAGCCCTTGCGCGACAGCCTGCGCGAGCTCGTCGACTTCGACCTCATCAACGAGAAGAAGGTCCGCTTCGCGGTCGGCGCGGTCAACGTGCTCTCCGGCAACTTCATCTATTTCGACAACGCCCATGACGAGATCGAGCCGGAGCACATCATGGCGTCCGGCGCGCTGCCGCCGGCGCTACCGATGGTGCGGATCGGCACCGACCACTTCTGGGACGGCGGCATCGTCTCCAACACACCGCTACAGCACCTGCTCGACCAGGAGGATGCGCTCAACTCGCTGGTGTTCCAGGTCGACCTGTTCAGCGCGCGTGGCGTGCTGCCGCGCTCGATCCAGGACGTGATGGCCCGGCACAAGGACATCATGTACTCCTCGCGCACGCGCCACAACACCGACGTCTACCGCCGGACCCACAACCTCAAGGTCCTGCTCTACAAGGCGCTATCGAAGATTCCGGACGAGCAATTGTCCGAGGACGATCGCAAGCTCAAGACGAGCCTGCGCAACATGCCGGAGATCGCGATCCTGCACCTGATCTACCAGCAGAAGGCCTATGAGGGCGACGCCAAGGACCACGAATTCTCGGGCACCTCGATGCGCGAGCACTGGACCAGCGGTTACGAGGACACCAAGCGCACCCTCAAGCGGCGCGACTGGATCAAGATGCCCGAGGAAGGCATGGGCCTCGTCGTGCACGACGTGCACCGGGAGACGGAGAGCACGTAG
- a CDS encoding winged helix-turn-helix domain-containing tetratricopeptide repeat protein — MRYLFEEYVFDTDRRELHRGAAVVPVAPQVFDILDYLIRNRERVVSKDDLMNAIWNGRIVSEAALTTRLNAARTAIGDCGEQQRLIKTLPRKGFRFVGAVREKDGNSDSATASVSRLHVLDPAPALPDEPSIAVLPFANMTGDPEQEYFADGMVEEITTALSRFKWLFVIARISSFTFKGRVVDIKEIGHRLGVRYVLEGSVRKASGRVRVAGQLIDAVTGAHIWANSYERDLSDIFLLQDEITAAVVCAILPKLMRTEIVAAARRRPENLTAYDLQLRAMAQYSKATPKGLAEAIRLANRALELDPRLGFVAALAGLSHMVNVVLGFASDPDFDRREAVRFLRLATRVDDSDPQTLSMAAVISAFMLGDYEGSIEMVDRAVALNPNSYWVWLDRGWVYHTAGVPEEAIRCFEHAMRMSPIDPLLDRLSVGMGMAFIELRRFEEAIAAARKALRQNPSFWPAFGCLAAALAHLGRDAEAREAAARLLELDPAFTISIWVARGGQSNAKIMREGLRKAGLPQ; from the coding sequence TTGCGCTATCTCTTCGAGGAGTACGTGTTCGACACGGATCGGCGCGAGCTGCATCGCGGGGCTGCCGTTGTTCCCGTTGCGCCACAAGTCTTCGACATTCTCGATTACTTGATCCGCAACAGGGAGCGCGTCGTCAGCAAAGACGACCTCATGAACGCGATATGGAACGGGCGCATCGTGTCCGAGGCGGCGCTCACGACCCGCCTGAATGCCGCCCGCACCGCAATCGGCGATTGCGGAGAGCAACAGCGCTTGATCAAGACATTGCCGCGCAAGGGCTTCCGCTTCGTCGGTGCGGTGCGCGAAAAAGATGGTAATTCCGACAGCGCGACGGCTTCGGTCAGCCGGCTGCACGTGTTGGATCCTGCACCCGCACTGCCCGACGAACCCTCGATTGCCGTGTTGCCGTTTGCGAACATGACCGGCGATCCCGAGCAGGAGTATTTCGCGGATGGAATGGTCGAGGAGATCACGACCGCGCTTTCGCGCTTCAAGTGGTTGTTCGTCATTGCTCGAATTTCGAGTTTCACGTTCAAAGGCCGAGTCGTCGATATCAAGGAGATCGGCCACCGGCTTGGCGTGCGCTATGTCCTCGAGGGATCCGTGCGCAAGGCGTCGGGGAGAGTCCGCGTCGCGGGACAATTGATCGACGCGGTGACGGGCGCGCATATCTGGGCAAATAGCTACGAACGGGACTTGAGCGATATTTTCCTGCTTCAGGATGAGATAACGGCCGCGGTTGTCTGCGCCATTCTGCCGAAATTGATGCGAACTGAAATCGTGGCGGCAGCTCGACGGCGACCGGAGAACCTCACCGCCTATGATCTTCAGCTCCGCGCCATGGCTCAGTACTCCAAGGCGACCCCCAAAGGCTTGGCTGAGGCGATAAGGCTCGCCAATCGCGCTTTGGAGCTTGACCCGAGGCTCGGTTTTGTCGCGGCTTTGGCGGGTCTCTCGCACATGGTCAACGTCGTCCTCGGCTTTGCCAGCGATCCTGACTTCGATAGGAGGGAGGCCGTTCGGTTCCTTCGGTTGGCGACCAGGGTCGACGATAGTGATCCTCAGACGTTGTCTATGGCTGCCGTCATCTCGGCGTTCATGCTCGGCGATTATGAAGGCAGTATCGAAATGGTCGACCGAGCGGTCGCGCTCAATCCCAATTCATACTGGGTGTGGCTCGACAGAGGCTGGGTCTATCACACCGCGGGAGTGCCCGAAGAAGCGATCCGGTGCTTCGAACATGCCATGCGCATGAGTCCGATTGACCCGCTGCTGGATCGGCTGTCTGTGGGAATGGGAATGGCCTTTATCGAGCTTCGTCGCTTTGAGGAGGCCATCGCCGCAGCCAGGAAAGCCCTGCGTCAGAACCCGTCATTTTGGCCAGCTTTCGGCTGTTTGGCAGCCGCGCTTGCCCATCTTGGACGTGACGCCGAGGCGCGTGAAGCGGCAGCACGTCTGCTCGAGCTCGATCCCGCCTTCACAATATCCATTTGGGTTGCTCGTGGCGGACAATCGAACGCAAAAATCATGCGCGAAGGTCTCCGTAAAGCAGGGCTACCGCAGTAA
- a CDS encoding DUF1127 domain-containing protein — MRRSAASTQQAPSLLQRFWSAWRERCRRQRVQAELSALSDRELMDIGTSRGEIDYIASQRSIARPHRPSVWRIGDALVILLLCNVFSLISADSARAQCTAQDVLRNHLAIKTAPPAPGLRTPVGSAADVSVWKTILIGTFPDSFALRNAMDAMGCGVGNSASEILARPAFALSDKKAEVQLVAVSVAELGFRGETAPLREIYARAQELGFALAPAEVAPQLRLQYLDQPIGEFLMIGMEPIRTWADEPVLLTVANGGAGLILIGQDGHGDAQISVISRFVFVQPDKPVSAEAAAMVR; from the coding sequence ATGCGGCGGTCTGCCGCATCCACACAGCAGGCTCCCAGCCTCCTTCAGCGCTTCTGGAGCGCATGGCGGGAACGCTGCAGGCGGCAGCGAGTACAAGCCGAGTTAAGTGCCCTCAGCGATAGGGAGCTCATGGATATCGGCACGAGCCGGGGCGAGATCGACTACATCGCCTCGCAGCGTAGCATTGCGAGGCCGCATCGCCCGTCAGTCTGGCGCATTGGCGATGCACTTGTGATCCTGCTTCTCTGCAACGTGTTTAGCCTGATTTCCGCAGATAGCGCCCGGGCTCAATGCACTGCGCAAGACGTTCTACGGAATCACCTGGCGATCAAGACTGCACCCCCGGCTCCCGGGTTGCGGACCCCGGTCGGCTCCGCTGCCGATGTTTCGGTGTGGAAGACGATCCTGATAGGGACGTTCCCGGATTCCTTCGCTCTTCGCAACGCGATGGATGCAATGGGATGCGGTGTCGGAAACTCGGCTTCGGAGATACTAGCCCGACCGGCCTTTGCTCTGAGCGACAAGAAAGCCGAAGTGCAGCTTGTTGCTGTGTCGGTCGCCGAGCTTGGATTCCGAGGCGAGACAGCGCCGCTACGGGAGATCTATGCGCGTGCACAAGAGCTCGGTTTTGCACTTGCCCCCGCCGAAGTTGCGCCGCAGCTAAGGCTCCAGTACCTGGATCAGCCAATCGGAGAGTTTCTCATGATTGGGATGGAGCCCATCAGGACATGGGCGGACGAACCGGTCCTCCTGACGGTTGCCAACGGCGGCGCAGGCCTCATCCTGATCGGCCAGGACGGCCACGGCGACGCGCAAATATCGGTGATATCCCGCTTTGTGTTCGTACAGCCCGATAAACCCGTCTCTGCGGAGGCCGCGGCGATGGTCAGGTAG
- a CDS encoding DUF3303 family protein, which yields MKFITTWSVPQGTFNAAVARFLETGGAPPEGVKMLGRWHGMNGQGFAISESSDPKAMYRWLAQWSDLLPLTVTPCLEDGDAGEVMASLPKR from the coding sequence ATGAAATTCATAACCACCTGGAGTGTCCCTCAAGGCACCTTCAATGCAGCGGTCGCCCGTTTTCTGGAAACCGGAGGCGCACCACCCGAAGGCGTCAAGATGTTGGGTCGCTGGCACGGCATGAACGGACAGGGATTTGCGATCTCTGAATCGAGTGATCCAAAAGCGATGTATCGCTGGCTCGCGCAATGGTCTGACCTGCTTCCGTTGACCGTCACACCTTGCCTCGAGGACGGCGATGCCGGCGAAGTGATGGCCTCGCTGCCCAAGCGCTGA
- a CDS encoding carboxyl transferase domain-containing protein, with the protein MNWKPELDELARREAFAREMGGVDKVKRQHDQGRLTVRERIDMLVDRTSFHEIGAVSGIGEYDPKGELKHVTPANCVFGRARIDGRTVVVVGDDFTVRGGSADASISAKPLMAEEMAHDFRLPIVRIIEGSGGGGSVKTIETKGAANLPGGIGATRWYRFTTENLSRVPVVALGLGSVAGLGAARLAASHYSIMTKSSAMFVAGPPVVKALGQDLSKDDLGGADIQTRAGAIDHAVETEEEAFACARRFLSYLPSSVYELPLTLPCTDDPERSEEALMSAVPRNRKQVYKIRPIVESVVDKGSFFEVAKNFGKPIIVGLARLEGRAVLLLASDSFHYGASWTADACQKVVRWVDFAETFHLPIVYLMDCPGFMIGLDAEKAATIRHGVRAMAAVNQTTVPWCTVILRNAFGVAGVVHQPADRFSIRYAWPSAYWGSLPLEGGIEAAYRADIDAAEDRVAKLKEIEERLNKLRSPFRSAEKFWVEEIIDPRKTRSLLCEFARLAEPLRKPGPPGNMTIRP; encoded by the coding sequence ATGAACTGGAAGCCGGAACTCGACGAACTCGCCCGGCGCGAAGCCTTCGCGCGGGAGATGGGAGGCGTTGACAAGGTCAAGCGACAGCATGACCAGGGCCGGCTGACCGTTCGGGAGCGCATCGACATGCTGGTCGACAGGACCAGCTTTCACGAAATCGGTGCCGTCTCCGGCATCGGCGAATACGACCCGAAGGGCGAGCTGAAACATGTGACGCCGGCGAACTGCGTGTTCGGCCGCGCGCGCATCGACGGCCGCACCGTGGTCGTGGTCGGCGACGATTTTACCGTGCGCGGCGGCTCGGCGGATGCGTCGATCTCGGCAAAGCCGCTGATGGCGGAGGAGATGGCGCACGACTTCCGCCTGCCGATCGTCCGCATCATCGAAGGCTCCGGCGGCGGCGGCTCGGTCAAGACGATCGAGACCAAGGGCGCGGCCAATTTGCCGGGCGGCATCGGCGCCACGCGCTGGTATCGCTTCACGACGGAAAACCTGTCGCGCGTGCCCGTGGTCGCGCTGGGCCTCGGCTCGGTCGCCGGCCTTGGCGCGGCGCGCCTTGCCGCCAGCCACTATTCCATCATGACCAAATCCTCCGCGATGTTCGTTGCGGGACCGCCGGTGGTGAAGGCGCTGGGACAGGATCTGTCGAAAGATGATCTCGGCGGCGCCGACATCCAGACCCGCGCCGGCGCGATCGACCACGCCGTCGAGACCGAGGAGGAGGCGTTTGCCTGTGCGCGCCGTTTCCTCTCCTATCTGCCGTCGTCGGTCTACGAGCTGCCGCTGACTTTGCCCTGCACCGACGATCCCGAGCGCAGCGAGGAAGCGCTGATGAGCGCGGTGCCGCGCAACCGCAAGCAGGTCTACAAGATACGCCCCATTGTCGAGTCCGTCGTCGACAAGGGCTCCTTCTTCGAGGTCGCGAAGAATTTTGGCAAGCCGATCATCGTCGGCCTTGCGCGGCTCGAGGGCAGGGCGGTGTTGCTGCTCGCCAGCGACAGCTTTCACTACGGCGCCTCATGGACGGCGGATGCCTGTCAGAAGGTGGTGCGCTGGGTCGATTTCGCCGAGACCTTTCATCTGCCGATCGTCTATCTCATGGACTGCCCCGGCTTCATGATCGGCCTGGACGCGGAGAAGGCAGCCACCATCCGGCACGGCGTCCGCGCCATGGCCGCGGTCAACCAGACCACGGTGCCCTGGTGCACCGTGATCCTGCGCAACGCCTTCGGCGTGGCAGGCGTGGTGCACCAGCCGGCAGACCGCTTCTCGATCCGCTACGCCTGGCCCTCGGCCTATTGGGGCTCCCTGCCGCTCGAAGGCGGCATCGAGGCCGCCTACCGCGCCGACATCGACGCGGCGGAGGACAGGGTCGCAAAGCTGAAGGAGATCGAGGAGCGCCTCAACAAGCTGCGCTCGCCGTTCCGCTCGGCCGAAAAATTCTGGGTCGAGGAGATCATCGATCCCCGCAAGACGCGGTCCTTGCTCTGCGAATTCGCACGCCTCGCCGAGCCGCTGCGCAAGCCAGGGCCACCGGGGAACATGACGATCAGGCCGTAA